Proteins from a single region of Gordonia hongkongensis:
- a CDS encoding 1-phosphofructokinase family hexose kinase: MIVTVTANPSLDRTLELGAPLARGEVQRAGVVRTEPGGKGVNVARVVAAAGLATRALLPARPGDPLRAALDDLALPYDAVPVDGEVRSNITIAESDGTTTKINAPGVTLTGPDREALVGLIREHAGSAQWVTLCGSLPPGVPDDWYRSIADDLVLAGCRVAVDTSGAPLRASVTGRVDLIKPNEDELAELAGADPGQLREALARNDLGPVIDAAAIIAEQIGGNVLATLGAVGAVLVTASGVWSATPPPIVPRSTVGAGDSSLAGYLIAQSTGAAPADCLRSAVAYGAAAASLAGTQAPTPDHLDLPGVRVTELSGAARMT, translated from the coding sequence ATGATCGTCACCGTCACCGCCAACCCGAGCCTCGACCGCACCCTCGAACTCGGCGCACCGCTCGCCCGCGGCGAGGTGCAGCGCGCCGGCGTGGTCCGCACCGAGCCGGGCGGCAAGGGCGTCAACGTGGCCCGGGTCGTCGCGGCCGCCGGCCTGGCCACCCGCGCACTGCTCCCGGCGCGGCCGGGCGACCCGCTGCGGGCCGCACTCGACGACCTCGCACTCCCCTACGACGCCGTGCCGGTCGACGGCGAGGTCCGGTCCAACATCACCATCGCCGAATCCGACGGGACGACCACCAAGATCAACGCACCGGGCGTCACCTTGACGGGCCCGGACCGCGAGGCGCTCGTCGGGCTGATCCGTGAGCACGCCGGCTCCGCGCAGTGGGTCACCCTCTGCGGGTCGCTGCCTCCCGGCGTCCCCGACGACTGGTACCGCTCGATCGCCGACGACCTCGTCCTCGCCGGCTGCCGGGTCGCGGTGGACACCTCGGGCGCTCCCCTCCGTGCCAGCGTCACCGGTCGCGTCGACCTGATCAAGCCCAACGAGGACGAGCTCGCCGAACTGGCCGGCGCCGACCCCGGACAGCTCCGAGAAGCACTCGCGCGCAACGATCTCGGACCGGTCATCGACGCCGCTGCGATCATCGCCGAACAGATCGGGGGCAACGTCCTCGCCACCCTCGGCGCCGTCGGGGCCGTGTTGGTCACCGCATCCGGCGTGTGGTCGGCGACCCCGCCGCCGATCGTCCCGCGCAGCACCGTCGGCGCCGGCGACTCGTCACTGGCCGGCTACCTCATCGCGCAGAGCACCGGGGCCGCGCCCGCCGACTGCCTCCGGTCGGCCGTGGCGTACGGCGCGGCGGCCGCATCGCTCGCCGGCACCCAGGCCCCCACGCCCGACCACCTCGACCTCCCCGGCGTGCGGGTGACCGAACTGTCGGGAGCCGCGCGCATGACCTGA